gtcatttccaactcggatgattctatgattctctctgTATGGTGGACCCTAATTAAACACCCTGCACGTGTTAGCTGCAAAAACCAGTTTTGTGATATCTGTTGTGTGTGGGACAGCAGCCTGTTGTGCTAGCTGGTGGGATTTAGGTGGAACAAGGAAATGGAGGGGTACTTAAAGTTGCAGAAAAGAGATGTGTGCGTTTGTAAACTGCAGCCATGTCAGCGTAGCTGAGTGTGTGGGGTCTGTGTTCTTCATGAATGTGTACTGCAGTACTGTATGTAGTATGACTGCTAAAACTGACCATTCACTCCAAAATGTACTTGTTGCAGACCATATTGGGATAGGACAACCAGTTCCGAAGACTTGAAGCAAGCTGAGAGAGAGAGCTTTCTTGAGTGGAGGCGACAGCTTGCCCAGTGAGTATGCAGCTTGTGCCTGTGGTAAATGAGCTGGTTGGAGTCTAAGACACAGGAAGAGGTGGACTGTGTTTATACTTGCTAGACTTCTAAGAATGACTTATTCTTAGTGGCATTTTGCACTTATTCTTGAAGTCTGGACATCCCAGTCACAATTCAGATGCATCACTATCATGAGTTCTGTGTAGTTCTCTTCTGTATGCATGTTCTTGTACTGTGTATGGCCAAGATTCTTGCAGTGCCTACCCATAGTTGCTGCTTCCCATTTTCCAGATTCTGTTACCTGGTTTGTTAAAAATGCTTCATTAAGCTTTGTCCCTGTGATTCCCTGATGTTCACAGTGGAGctcttgctctgctcttgcCTTTGGAGTGAACAAGGTGTTATCtaagagcagcagtgctgccctgaaTTTCTATAGTGTGGTGCTGCCAGCCCTGTCTAGAGCAGATTGTGCTGCTCCCATGCTGCCTTGGCTGGCTTGGCAGGTTTGGTTGTATTATTGCATGTGCACAATGAACCCACTTTACCCTGAGCAAAGTCACCTGTGCTCTAGTACCAGTGAGTTAAAGATTGAGTACACCAGTTTcaagcacagccccacagtACATTATTTTCTCAAAGGTGAAACTTGGTGGCTCTGAAATTTTACAAGCATCCTTTTGGAGTGTTTTTGTGCTTTCCACAGTACACTGCTTCTCCGTTGTTACGATCTGGAGCCATTGTGTCCCTGCTGAACCAATGTTCTGCTAGCAGAAATAGTACCCACTGCTCGAGTCTGATTATTATAGCTCATTCTGCAACTAAAGCCTCCTGTGTCTAAGCAGGAATTGGTGTTGTGCTCCTTGCCTGACATAAGCCAAATACGatatcttttctctgttttgccATAGccttgaggaagaaaaaaagttaattctAACCCCCTTTGAAAGAAACTTGGAATTTTGGCGTCAGCTTTGGAGAGTCATTGAAAGaaggtaaaaaatatatatatgtttgctttttaaaattattgtgtattgctctattttttttccctcctgaatTGAAGCCTTTGAGTCAAGTATCAAGTGTCTGAGCACAGGAAAAGCAATTACAGTAAGTAATATTTCATTATCAGCTCTGaagtgattttgctttgaagtgACAAAAGTTGatggcaggaggagcagctgattGTAGTGCGTGTTGGATCTCAGCATGGCAGTTCTGCAGTCTGTTTGTTGTGAGTCTCTGAGGGTTATTCAGATGCTGCTGTCCTTGGCCTCTTCCGGTAACCACATGGGAGGCATCTTTTGAGGATGTTTCTTTGAGGTCTCTTGCCAAGATTAACCCTTGCCCCTCTCTCTCAACCACACAGCTATATTCTGACTTCCAGGGGTGAGAGACAAGGAAGAACAGCTAAGtagcatttggaaagaaagcCTTTTGGTCTTTGGCTTCTGGTCATGCAGAGAAATTGCAACAGTGCACAAAAGAGAATAGCCTGTCATCACAGAAATAGCTTTGTTtgtcctgcagagctggaatACAATAGGAGTGCTATCTCCTAAGTTAATCTGACGGAGGCATTTAATTTCACTAGTAATTAAGTTTGAGAGCatctcttctgattttcttaaaattgaaaaatacttcagcagTGAGGTCATGGTGAGCTGATCCTTTCACAGAAGTGGCTTTGTGCTGGGTCCCACTGGGGCTCTGAGCGTgtgagagctgggctgggagcatCCACTGCAGTGTATCACCATGTGCACTGTGGGTGTGTATTCTGAGGTGGCTGCAGTGTGTTATTAATGCCTTTCTGCTCATACTGCGACCTTTTATTTCGGGTAGGGTCGGTATGTATGCCATCTTAGAACTTAGTGGGAAAGTCTTCCAGTCCTTACCTTGCTGGCTGAATTTGATTCCTTGTCAGCCTTTTCTCGTCACCCAGCTGTGTGATTGAACAGTGTTCTGTATCATATCCGAATACATAGTGTCAGCTTTCTTTCAATCTCGGTTCAGTACTTCTTTGTACCCTTGTAACTTATTTCATGACTCCCTTGGGGTTGGAgagattgcttttattttttttaatccaactGCATAGTGATCAGTGACTTAATTCCTCCATCCATCCTGCTGTGTTCTGAAGCTATCCTGAGATAACAGAAATGAGCAAGTAGAATCAGACAGACAGAATTGGCGTACGTGCTTTCCCTTTGCTTACTGTACAGGAGGATCAGCTGAGCGAGATAAGCACTGTATAGCAGTATTGGCTAGTGGCATAAACAGGGCTCTTTTGGAGCGTGTGGGATGCTAAGATGCTTTGTTAATTCAGTAACGGTACTTATTAGATTAATGCAATTCAAATAAGTGAAATTCATAACAAAGCAAGTAAagcattatttctttcttcGTGGCAGTATAAGGAGGAGTATTTCACagtgttccttttatttttttagtgatATTGTAGTCCAGATTGTGGATGCTAGAAACCCCCTTCTGTTTAGATGCCAAGATCTGGTAAGTAAACCATCTTCctgatcattttcatttttatttctgaaagctgatgcatgtgttttattttttttatacattAAGCCATGTAACTCTTTGAAGCCATTCTATTTTTGTGCCTAACTGAGTGCCTTAGGCAAGTATTCTAGCATCAAATtgtttttaagttcttttccaTGTTTCACACAAAGTGTAGGCAGTATAAGGGCAGTTCTGCAGGCATGACATTGCAGATAGCATATTGCTCCTCCTTACCCACTAGTGCCCGTGCTTAACCACCTCTCTTTTAATTCCATTGTGCTGTGTATGATGGAATGAGCAACGTGATGGAATAAAAATGGTGGTTATCACCGTAatgaaaaaaaggatgaaaaattaTTGAAGGGACAGCTTTAATGAAAATCTGTAAAATACCGCATCACTACAATACCGAATTGCTCAAACAGCTGCTCTTAGGAGACCCTGCTGTGATGTGCTGGGTAATGTCTTGCCATCAGTCTAAGCAGACAAGATGCTGCCGTTTGTGGCCAGGAGCAGCATGTATTGCAGTAGTCGAGTGCTTCAATTTTGTGCTTGCAGCTGTCTGCACAGCACCAGATCCATCTAGCACAAGAGGCAGTAAACCTAGCTACGCTTGCATGGAGCTGGATGGTGTAACTtgtcctgctgcttttctgttacCCTGGGGGAGGAGTTGAAACCTTGGTAAGAGCTTATTCTTCCcttgttttcttcaggaaagtTACGTTAAGGAAGTGAGCAATGACAAGGAGAATATGATCCTGATAAACAAAGCGGATTTGCTGAGTGAAGAGCAGAGGGCTGCGTGGGCACAGTTCTTTGAGAAGGAGGGTGTTAAGGTGGTGTTCTGGTCGGCGTTAGCAGAGTGCAGACGGCTATCTGGAGAAGTAAAGGTGGGTGACCAGTTCAAAGTGGGCATGTGCTGGCTGCCTCCAGTAACTTGTTTTGCAGTTACATCTCTGGTGTGTCTAAGCTCGTCTCTAGGAAAGGTACAGTCTCGGGGTAGGATTTCTCTCAGGACCTGTGTGGctgtaaaacagcattttaataaatgatttgggggtaaaagAGGGGAGGGTAAAATGGAGAATGAACTGACGCACCTTTTAGTCATTGTAACCATCAtgaaatggcttgggttggaagagaccgtGAAGATCACCTAGTTacaccccctgccatgggctggctgccccctaccagctcaggctgcccagagccccattcatcctggtcttgaatgtctccagtgatggagcatccacagtcCCTCTGGGCGGCAGTGCCAGGGCCTAACCACTTGTGAGTAAAAAAgctcctcctaatatctaatcagaatctctcctcttttaatcTTCTTTAGTTTAAAGGTCAAAATACTATTGTTGTGGACAACTCTTTAAATGTGAATTgtttgcagggaaaaaatacGAAGGATtggactgaaaaataaagcatcttgaaatttttttttgagatatttAGACCTGaaccaaaatgtttttgtgttctgaacatttggaaaatatttctttccttctgatgcCTGCAGCATTTGATAATATTCAAAAAAGCATTTACTGGGCTCTGCTGCTACTGTGTGCAAAGATGCAGCCTGAGTTGTGCTCCTGGAGACGGAGACCTCTGATAACATCACAACAGTACCccttggaatattttttttcagtctcctAAGATGGACTGGTTGTTTGAACGTCCTGCTTCAGTCCCCTAAATGAACTAATGCAACATTAGGAGAGAATTGCCAGTCCTTGGGATCTGAATGACAAAGATGATTGTCTTGCACTACAGCAGGCACAGTAAACAGCTGCACTTTGTGCTGTCTTTAACTTTTagctctgaaatgctgtttaCACAGGAACTGGATGCTGACAGCGTAGCAGATGACCTGAATGATTCAGAGGAGGAAAGTTCCAGTCAAGAAGAAGATGTCACTGCAGAAGATAGTGCAGAAAGCACATCCACAGGCAGCGCTTTGCAAACTGAAAACCAGTGTTTGCTTAGTGACGATGACAGTAGTGATGAATATGAAGACTgtgaagatgaggaggaggatgacTGGCAAACCTGTTCTGAAGATGAAGGTGGGGACAAAGTAAATGCTATCGCCCCAAAGAGTGTGGAAAACAGAACTGATATTGTTGCAATGCATCACGTAGTGCAGGAGCAGAACAGGAACGTCAAGAACTTTAGCCATCTGGTACAGAGAAATGAGCtactggagatattcaaaaccctgCACAGTGGACCAAGGGTGAAGGATGGGGAAGTAAATGTTGGACTGGTGAGTTGGACCTTGTGCTTAAAATGGGACTGGCTAAATCCAAGTTTTAAATCCATACAACTTCCAAGGGGAGCAGTCATGCTGTAGCCTGGCTCCATGTAAGGGTAAAAAAACTAACAAGTGCAGATCACTGAGGGTTTTGTGGAAAGATTAGTTCTGAAGTTGCTGAAACGCAATATTCCACACTGCTTGCCTCTATTTTCAGTActtactgaaatgcttttgtgtCAGAGCACAATCCTGCCTAGTATCACTGTTACCCTTCCACCTTCCATCTAGGTGGGTTACCCTAACGTTGGCAAAAGCTCGACAATCAACACAATTCTTGGAGATAAGAAGGTGTCGGTGTCTGCAACACCAGGCCGCACGAAGCACTTCCAGGTATTGCTGACAAAGAGCTTTGCTGTATTTGCTTAATTCTATGGTAGAAGAGAACTTCATAATGACATACTAATTACCACATAAACTTACAGAGAACTCTTTTTGCCAGCCTGATCTCTGCCCAGCAGAGTTTAGGTTAGGGAGGGTGGTCTCTATATCATTTCGTAACTTCGGGCTTTGCTTCTAAACTCTTGCTACACTTTGGAGGTGACTCAAGAGAGCTGCTGTGCCATGGGAGATATTTTGCAGTTCTTGATCTTATTTAGGTAGCTTGACCTAAAACTAAATGCACCTGTAAATAGCTGAAAGTCAAGCTTCAAACCATCCCTTCTTGTCCTTCCTTACCGCTGTGAGTGTGCTGAGTTATGCTGCCTTCTTCATATTAACCAAGCACATAATTTTGAATTGGCAACTCCAGTGATAGAGCAGACGTTGTGACATCAGTACTTCTGCAGACTGCCACTGATGTCAAAATGTCCAACACAGTTAAAGATTTCTGGCTTGCTTTCTCCTCTGACAGTGGCCCATcagactggagagctggagaTCTGCCTACCCAGATTTAGGCACCTTGTTTAGGAACCTTGGAAGTGCTGCTGTGTCCTGCATAGGATTTTCTTAATTCACTGGCTGGGGCCAGCAGGGCAGACATCTGTGTTAGTAAAGTTTCTGCTTATTCTCATTTACATCGCTGTTTCATGAGTGCATTTgatttcttgttcctttttcctccatGGACGCTGGCTTGCCTTGGTGAACTCATTGTTTATTTGTTGTGTAGACTCTGTATGTGGAGCCTGGCCTGTGCCTCTGTGATTGCCCTGGTCTGGTGATGCCATCTTTCGTCTCCACCAAAGCAGAGATGATTTGTTCTGGAATTCTGCCTATAGACCAGATGAGGGACCATGTTCCACCCATTTCTTTAATATCCTTCGCATGAGGTTTGTGTGAATGGCTGCAAGAGGATCTGGAATATGGGATGTAGCACGTTGCAGCCCTTCTAGGTGTATGCATGCTCATGCACTGAGAGCAGTGGGGATGCACGTTGTGTAAAACAGTCCTGCTGTGTTTGTCTTTTGTTGTCTCATTTTAAGTTTATCCTGCTTATCCTTTTATCAGACTtgcattgcttttcttgtttgcaCCAAGATCCCAAACAATTTTTAACCCGCACTCTTAGAGTGACATGGGCAGAGATTacttttgtagctgaaaatcaCAAGGTGGTTTCCTTCACTAGTTTATGTTTGCCAGCATATCCCACGAAACATTTTGGAAGCGACCTACGGAATAAATATCATAAGGCCAAGGGAAGATGAGGATCCAGATCGAAAGCCAACAGCTGAAGAGCTGCTAACAGCATATGGATGTGAGTGATTATCGCTTTAAAACCtgtctcatagaatcatagaattgctaaggttggaaaagacccacgggATCATCCATTCCAACCATTCATTCACCCTACACCAATGGTtctctctaaaccatgtccctcaacacaacatccaaacgctctttgaacaccaccacgGTCTCCTGTACTATGTGCATTGTCCTGAAAAATGGCTTTAGAAGATTTTAATGTCAGGTTTGTTATGCTTTGAGCTTCCCATTAGGACTTACCCTGCTCTCATGAAAGGCCTCTGTTAGCAGCTAGTCTCGTGTTATAACAGTGCTTTGCCAATTTCATCCAACAGATGCAGTGATAGTGTTGCATTGGTTCATGGAACGTCCTGCCAGTCTGTAGTACAATGCTGTATCCTTGAAGTTGTTCTGTGGCACTCTCATTGTTTCAGATACTTCCCGTCAGCTGCATCTTGAATTAAATTGAAGAATGCAGTGAAGCCTTATCTCCCTTGTCTGATTCTTTGATGCAGTTAATCTTCTCTGCCTTAAAACAAAGATGATAGAACGGCAGGTTCCCTGGGGGCAGGGAGATGTCAGCTCCTTTCAGGTTAGGATGCAtctgcatttcctctacagGCATCAGCATTCTGTTTTCCTCCATGCTTTCCCCAGCAGAAACCTTTTTGAGAGGGaggttttatttgcttgtttgagGAAGGATACAATGTGCAGTTAGGCAGCTGAGAGGGATGTGTTAATTCTATGCtgatgtttttctcatttttttctgtcttgcagaTATGAGAGGCTTCATGACAGCCCATGGACAGCCAGACCAGCCGAGATCAGCTCGATATGTGCTAAAAGACTATGTCAGTGTAAGTTCTTCCtacatttggttttctttcctgctggGAGGTGAACTGAAACTTCACTGAAGCGTGAAGGGTCACAATAAAGAGAATTCCATTCCCTTGGATAAAAATTGATTTACATCAAAATATGCATAAATAATAAATCAGGTTATTTTTATGTTCTAAATAAATGGAATCATCTTTTAAAGCAGACAGCATCTCTTCTGGAAGTGAAACCATTCTGTTTAGTTGAGTCAGTATTTATATATCAGAGGACTGCAGTTCTGAGTGTTGTAGTACTGCATGCTTCTTTAGCACCTGTCAGCACCTTAGTGTTGAGTATTTTTTAATAGGATCTTCCAGTACTCCTCGGAGAGACTTGTACTACACTGTCTGAAACTGGATGTTGCAGCTGAAACAGCTGGAGGTGGTCCTTTGGATTAGAATGATGCTTTAACTTAAAACTTGAGCCAATAGGTGCCTGGGAAAAGAGACCAGATTTGCTGACAGTCTGCCAACATGAGTCCCCTGATGTTCCAGGGCCCTTCTTAGCTGTGGAGTTGTTCTCGTTCTTCTATAGGTCtccctgatttattttttttgttaactctGCATCATTATTTCCACAGGGGAAGCTGTTATACTGCCATCCACCTCCTGGCATTGACCCAGATGGTTTTCAGCACCAGCATGAAAGGTGTCCAGAGAGCAGAACTGTCCAAGCCAGTGGACCAGTGAAGCCTAAAAAGAataccaaagcaaaacaaattgaaaatgtGGTGGACAAATCATTTTTCCACCAGGTAAatatgggtgggggggggatttttTAGGAGGTATTACAGCAGCATTGATGTGTCAcagatactggaaaaaaatggctttgaGGGTGAAGGTGTACTGAGTTAAGTTGATGCTGTTTCATACTATGAGCTCTGCACATAACTTCAACCCAAGatctctttgttctttttactATCTCATAAATCACTAGGAATGTCATAGGTGACTAAAAGATAGCTAATGAGGTACACAAAAGTTGGTTTTAAAAGGGCAGCAGGGTTGCCCTTGTTGTTGTGAGCCTAACATCAGTCTTGAGCAAACAAGAGAAGGACAAAGAAAGGACACAGAAACCAAGAATGTGGTTTCGGACTATCTGTTCCTCCAAACTGACTTTACTTTCTTGAGATCACTTATTTAGGGGACATAATAAGCTTCTTTAAGGCAAATTGATTTAGTGCCATGTGGTCGTTTTGATTCAGAACCTAGGATCAGatgaaaagaacagaacatgGAATCCGAGTTAAAATCTAGATAAGAAATCTGCAAATAAGGTGGAAGATGGCAGTTTCTCTGGTGTGCTTCTTATTAGGTCCCACAGGGATCCGTTTTGCCCATACTCTACTGAAAAGAATTATTAATGACTTGGAATGAAATGTCAAATCCACAACTGATGAAGTCTGCATACCTGATAAAGATCAGAGTGGAGTGTTTAGCAGTGATGAGGACGCGTCAGACAGTGTGATCCGTTCTGCTCGATTAGATGGGTATGGACAGTGTTACAGC
Above is a window of Gallus gallus isolate bGalGal1 chromosome 9, bGalGal1.mat.broiler.GRCg7b, whole genome shotgun sequence DNA encoding:
- the LSG1 gene encoding large subunit GTPase 1 homolog: MGKKRGTGLGRSLQRQRGSERRGASSWLHASEVVGESGPERRSAVEQSPLEEFLATAELAGTRFVAERLNIQFVSAQSRTGLLTAQEAQHVRQLHEENRQFLRIPRRPYWDRTTSSEDLKQAERESFLEWRRQLAHLEEEKKLILTPFERNLEFWRQLWRVIERSDIVVQIVDARNPLLFRCQDLESYVKEVSNDKENMILINKADLLSEEQRAAWAQFFEKEGVKVVFWSALAECRRLSGEVKELDADSVADDLNDSEEESSSQEEDVTAEDSAESTSTGSALQTENQCLLSDDDSSDEYEDCEDEEEDDWQTCSEDEGGDKVNAIAPKSVENRTDIVAMHHVVQEQNRNVKNFSHLVQRNELLEIFKTLHSGPRVKDGEVNVGLVGYPNVGKSSTINTILGDKKVSVSATPGRTKHFQTLYVEPGLCLCDCPGLVMPSFVSTKAEMICSGILPIDQMRDHVPPISLVCQHIPRNILEATYGINIIRPREDEDPDRKPTAEELLTAYGYMRGFMTAHGQPDQPRSARYVLKDYVSGKLLYCHPPPGIDPDGFQHQHERCPESRTVQASGPVKPKKNTKAKQIENVVDKSFFHQENVRALMKGVRATMGYRPGSGLVSVPAPSAGSVVGKPWKKHGNRNKKEKVRRITKHLEN